Proteins co-encoded in one Desulfitobacterium hafniense DCB-2 genomic window:
- the cobA gene encoding uroporphyrinogen-III C-methyltransferase translates to MAKGYVYLVGAGPGEPKLLTVKGAECIARADVLIYDRLASPRLLSLAGPDCEMIYVGKSPDRHTLRQDEINQLLVQKSLAGKVVTRLKGGDPFVFGRGGEEAEALLAVGIPFEIVPGITSAIAVPAYAGIPVTHREMTSSFAVITGHEDPGKNDSAIAWEHLVPAHGTLIFLMGMENLSLIAQRLIQHGKNPATPVGIIQWGTRPEQRTLVGRLDTIASLVQEQGFTNPATIIVGEVVSLREKLQWFEKKPLFGSRIVVTRARHQAGVLAQAIEDLGGEPWEFPAIEIREPSDPELLTRAMQDLRRFKWLVFTSANGVERFLSGLKDSGKDIRDLSGMEIVAVGPVTQAALEQRGLCVTCMPEEYRAEGILAELTGRILPGEGVLLARAEEARDVLPQSLQTLGAEVWDVPVYKTVSGSANKGLLKSMLEDKQIQAVTFTSSSTVRNFCRLIDNQTELLDGVKLFSIGPLTSAAARELGLPIHKEAARSTIDGLVAALVEGARG, encoded by the coding sequence TTGGCCAAAGGATACGTTTACTTAGTCGGAGCAGGTCCGGGGGAGCCCAAACTTTTGACCGTCAAAGGAGCGGAATGTATCGCCAGGGCGGATGTCTTAATTTACGACCGTCTGGCTTCACCGCGCCTGCTCAGTCTGGCCGGGCCGGACTGCGAAATGATTTATGTCGGTAAATCACCCGACCGGCATACCCTGCGGCAGGATGAAATCAATCAGCTGCTCGTGCAAAAGAGTTTAGCAGGCAAGGTCGTAACCCGTCTTAAGGGAGGGGATCCCTTTGTTTTTGGACGGGGAGGGGAGGAAGCGGAAGCTTTGCTGGCCGTGGGGATTCCTTTTGAAATCGTGCCTGGAATCACTTCGGCCATTGCTGTACCGGCTTATGCGGGAATCCCGGTGACGCACCGGGAGATGACATCTTCCTTCGCCGTGATTACCGGGCATGAGGATCCCGGAAAAAATGATTCGGCCATTGCCTGGGAGCATCTGGTGCCGGCCCACGGCACTCTGATCTTTTTGATGGGTATGGAGAATTTGTCTCTGATTGCCCAACGCTTGATCCAGCATGGGAAGAATCCGGCGACGCCGGTGGGGATCATCCAATGGGGGACGCGCCCGGAGCAGCGGACTCTGGTAGGCAGGCTGGACACTATTGCCTCCCTGGTTCAGGAACAGGGCTTTACGAATCCGGCCACGATAATTGTTGGTGAAGTGGTTTCTTTGCGGGAAAAGCTGCAATGGTTTGAGAAAAAGCCTTTGTTCGGTTCCCGGATTGTGGTCACCCGAGCCAGACACCAGGCCGGTGTTTTAGCGCAGGCCATTGAAGACTTGGGCGGTGAGCCTTGGGAATTTCCGGCTATTGAGATCAGGGAGCCCTCCGATCCCGAACTTCTCACCCGGGCTATGCAAGATCTCCGGCGCTTTAAGTGGCTGGTTTTTACCAGCGCCAATGGAGTGGAGAGATTTCTGAGCGGATTGAAAGATTCCGGGAAAGATATTCGTGATTTGAGCGGGATGGAAATCGTGGCTGTCGGACCCGTCACCCAGGCTGCCCTGGAGCAGCGGGGGTTGTGCGTTACTTGTATGCCGGAAGAATACCGGGCCGAGGGAATACTTGCAGAATTGACAGGCAGAATTCTGCCGGGAGAGGGTGTTTTACTGGCCCGGGCGGAGGAGGCCCGGGATGTACTGCCCCAATCTTTGCAGACTTTAGGCGCGGAGGTTTGGGATGTGCCCGTTTATAAGACGGTGAGCGGATCGGCCAATAAGGGCCTGTTAAAAAGCATGTTGGAAGATAAGCAAATTCAGGCGGTGACCTTTACCAGCTCATCCACTGTCCGCAATTTCTGCCGGCTGATTGACAATCAAACCGAGCTATTGGACGGGGTGAAGCTTTTTTCGATTGGCCCGCTTACCAGTGCGGCAGCCCGGGAATTGGGTTTGCCGATCCATAAAGAAGCCGCCAGGAGCACGATTGACGGCTTAGTCGCCGCGCTTGTGGAGGGTGCAAGGGGATGA
- a CDS encoding Crp/Fnr family transcriptional regulator, whose translation MNDLLPFLTQVSLFKGIQMAELPEMLTNLNARKVSYKKQEVILREGQSVYSVGVMLSGKVKVVKVDFRGNANIMAFIEPGEMFAEAYACTQTANLPFTVLSVTESEILWINYRKIISTCTSACRSHEKLIENMMRALASKSILLNQKIEHISKRTTQEKLLAYLFDQSKKLGVNEFDIPLSRQELADYLCVDRSAMSNELCKLQREGVLNFHLNHFKLSKSSSEEAHNLPISP comes from the coding sequence ATGAACGATCTATTGCCGTTTTTAACTCAGGTGTCCTTATTTAAAGGGATTCAGATGGCAGAATTGCCTGAAATGCTGACCAATCTGAATGCCCGCAAAGTCAGCTATAAAAAACAGGAGGTTATCCTGCGGGAGGGACAGTCAGTTTATTCTGTCGGAGTCATGCTGTCCGGTAAAGTCAAGGTTGTAAAAGTAGATTTCAGAGGAAATGCCAACATCATGGCCTTTATTGAGCCAGGTGAAATGTTTGCGGAGGCCTATGCCTGCACCCAGACAGCAAATCTGCCCTTCACAGTTCTCAGTGTGACGGAAAGCGAGATACTCTGGATAAACTATCGGAAAATCATTTCTACCTGCACGTCTGCTTGTCGGTCTCACGAAAAGTTGATCGAAAATATGATGAGAGCTCTGGCCTCCAAAAGCATTCTGCTCAATCAGAAAATCGAGCACATCTCCAAGCGGACAACCCAAGAGAAGTTGCTTGCTTATCTGTTTGACCAGTCAAAAAAACTGGGGGTCAATGAGTTTGATATTCCGTTAAGCCGCCAGGAACTGGCCGATTACTTATGTGTGGATCGCAGTGCCATGTCGAACGAGTTGTGCAAACTTCAACGGGAAGGCGTCCTGAACTTCCATTTGAATCATTTCAAGCTGTCAAAATCGAGTTCCGAAGAGGCACACAACCTGCCGATATCCCCCTGA
- a CDS encoding 4Fe-4S binding protein, translating into MAKKKRDLEFYYLIILFLSGMGAIFYSIIWGDKTIDYEAVLQQNLPGVTAIEKTIGTQRAYKVEAAGEKYYAVCDSAVGYQSRIEVMTIVGSAGSVVKAVVTKHGETPIFFERLYTQKLFERFEGLSVREPIYLGGASGYSGDLDNRETDNYIDAITGSTLSSHAVAESVNKSTAYVASQFFNTHWDNPYDRFQFTVKDLAMMMIYLIALAAAYLKKLVRFRLWLLLASFAVMGFYVKRFIAVSNLFSLITLQIPRLTDLGWYVLIIGALGFIVLLGKNMYCAWICPFGAVQEALNKVSGFKSWGISPQTIKRMKLVAPTLLWLAVMLGTFLGDYGTLDYQPFSALFLFKAVWVMWLMLPVFIFISLFISRFYCQFFCPVGFLLTLLNRWRNKGVRACQQIRVQMGNHWKSSKG; encoded by the coding sequence ATGGCTAAGAAGAAGAGAGACCTGGAGTTCTATTATCTGATAATCCTGTTTTTATCCGGGATGGGGGCTATTTTTTACAGTATTATTTGGGGCGATAAAACCATTGATTACGAGGCGGTGCTTCAGCAGAACCTCCCCGGCGTTACAGCCATTGAAAAAACCATAGGAACCCAACGGGCTTACAAAGTCGAGGCCGCAGGAGAAAAATATTATGCCGTTTGCGATTCGGCTGTAGGATATCAATCCCGGATTGAGGTCATGACTATCGTCGGTTCAGCCGGATCCGTGGTCAAGGCTGTGGTGACCAAACATGGCGAGACGCCCATCTTCTTTGAAAGACTTTATACCCAAAAACTGTTTGAACGGTTTGAGGGCCTTTCTGTCAGAGAGCCCATTTATTTGGGAGGAGCTTCCGGCTATTCCGGTGACCTGGACAACAGAGAAACGGATAATTACATTGATGCCATAACAGGTTCAACGCTTTCGTCTCACGCTGTTGCCGAGTCTGTCAACAAATCAACAGCTTATGTCGCTTCGCAATTCTTTAATACCCATTGGGATAATCCTTATGATCGTTTTCAATTTACTGTGAAGGACTTGGCGATGATGATGATTTATCTCATTGCACTTGCCGCAGCTTATCTCAAAAAGTTAGTCCGTTTCCGGCTTTGGCTGCTTCTGGCAAGCTTCGCTGTCATGGGCTTCTATGTGAAACGATTCATAGCAGTCAGCAATCTGTTCTCTTTGATTACCCTGCAAATCCCCAGGTTGACCGATCTGGGCTGGTACGTGCTGATCATTGGAGCGTTGGGCTTTATTGTTCTGCTCGGCAAGAACATGTATTGTGCGTGGATTTGCCCCTTCGGGGCAGTTCAGGAGGCTCTGAACAAAGTTTCCGGTTTTAAATCCTGGGGGATATCCCCGCAAACCATCAAGAGAATGAAGCTGGTTGCACCGACTCTTTTATGGCTGGCCGTGATGCTGGGCACTTTTTTAGGAGACTATGGAACCTTGGACTACCAGCCCTTCAGTGCGCTTTTCCTGTTTAAAGCAGTATGGGTCATGTGGTTAATGCTGCCGGTCTTTATCTTTATCAGCTTGTTTATCAGCCGGTTTTACTGTCAATTCTTCTGCCCCGTGGGCTTTTTGTTAACCTTGCTCAATCGTTGGCGGAATAAGGGAGTGAGAGCATGCCAGCAAATAAGGGTTCAAATGGGGAATCATTGGAAAAGCAGCAAAGGCTAA
- a CDS encoding cupin domain-containing protein, producing MDSQTLKEQVEINVFHVPKERKVAMHKHPQQVEVFYCFNGSGVGVLEDSEVALAVGGVFIAPAGAMHSIRSDECIDVLSFLIPVINN from the coding sequence ATGGATTCACAAACGCTTAAAGAGCAGGTAGAAATCAATGTATTTCATGTTCCCAAGGAAAGAAAAGTAGCCATGCATAAGCACCCCCAGCAAGTTGAGGTTTTTTATTGTTTTAACGGCTCGGGGGTTGGGGTTCTTGAAGACTCTGAAGTTGCCCTGGCGGTAGGCGGGGTATTTATTGCCCCTGCAGGAGCTATGCACTCTATACGGTCTGACGAATGTATCGATGTGTTATCATTTCTCATCCCGGTGATTAATAACTAG
- a CDS encoding Crp/Fnr family transcriptional regulator translates to MLISNSQMDLQWIERPVRDIVVRHTLSKGTKVRFKKRTVIIEEGSIVQHAYVIFKGWAAYYLSNPCGQARIASLVGPLRSFGLGPALDQLPVKVSIVAVEDCEMYRVSRSDLIQAMQEDVNFGIEMVSVVNMRVRSILEGANIFSSLSTPEQRLIYYFISLLQSEGVKEDGEWYALPVNLCHEQIGEIIDTSRITVCRMFNRFKQTEKLKMEHNRIYIHKKFVENYLRTELLSSFLL, encoded by the coding sequence ATGCTTATCTCCAACTCTCAAATGGATTTGCAGTGGATTGAACGGCCGGTCAGAGACATTGTGGTCAGACATACCTTAAGCAAAGGAACCAAAGTCAGGTTCAAGAAACGCACTGTTATTATTGAGGAAGGAAGTATAGTACAGCATGCCTATGTTATCTTTAAAGGGTGGGCGGCCTATTACTTAAGCAATCCCTGCGGGCAAGCGCGAATTGCCTCTTTAGTAGGGCCCCTGAGAAGCTTTGGCCTGGGTCCGGCTCTTGACCAGCTTCCGGTTAAGGTCAGCATCGTTGCTGTGGAAGATTGTGAAATGTATAGGGTTTCCCGGAGCGACTTGATTCAGGCAATGCAGGAGGACGTTAATTTTGGAATTGAAATGGTTTCGGTTGTCAACATGCGGGTGCGGTCGATTTTAGAGGGCGCTAATATTTTCTCATCATTGTCGACTCCGGAACAGAGATTGATTTATTATTTCATCTCATTGCTTCAATCCGAGGGAGTGAAAGAGGATGGGGAATGGTATGCACTGCCGGTAAACTTATGCCATGAACAAATAGGAGAGATCATCGATACCTCCAGGATCACGGTATGCCGCATGTTTAATCGATTTAAACAAACTGAGAAACTTAAGATGGAGCACAATCGGATCTATATTCATAAGAAATTTGTTGAAAATTATCTGAGAACTGAATTACTCTCTTCATTCCTGTTGTAA
- a CDS encoding MFS transporter: protein MKMKNSGFTLKLAISSVSLLVMTYSSISVIMADLIKAFPHVDPTVVQSVLTISALAIVFGTLLTGLTAEIVGKRKLLLLGIALYTLGGIGPLFFSSFASLMVSRAVLGAGIGIMNPIATTLIGDFFQGGADRAQLVGFKSTAGGLGQTIFPIFMGILAVSGWRNVFWVYLFGLLILAVVYFYIPEPPKLQVNGAKAKVKDFYKINFPVIAICLFVFFAFVAHMAIFTNTAIFMVQSGLGDTSSATVAIAVLSAAHMFMSLIFKYSFQIFKRFVGPIGTVMLGAGLLIMANAQSMTAVSIAMICMGIGAGTYIPYAYDLITNLAPNTSRSFSISLMLICLNFGGFLSPFIMTFSASAFGNNTSGFKMLIAAVIFFVLTACTLLYAIRSPKGAAER, encoded by the coding sequence ATGAAAATGAAAAATTCCGGTTTTACATTGAAGTTGGCCATCAGTTCTGTTTCATTACTGGTAATGACGTACAGCTCGATTTCGGTTATTATGGCTGATTTGATCAAAGCGTTTCCCCATGTTGATCCTACAGTTGTACAAAGCGTTCTTACAATATCCGCGCTTGCCATTGTGTTCGGTACTTTGCTGACGGGCCTTACAGCGGAAATAGTCGGCAAACGAAAGCTGTTATTATTGGGTATTGCCTTGTATACATTAGGCGGGATAGGGCCGCTGTTCTTCAGCAGTTTTGCGTCTCTGATGGTTTCCAGGGCTGTTCTGGGTGCGGGAATCGGTATAATGAACCCCATTGCTACGACACTGATTGGCGACTTTTTTCAGGGTGGGGCAGACCGTGCGCAATTGGTTGGCTTTAAATCGACAGCCGGCGGTTTAGGTCAAACTATTTTTCCCATATTTATGGGGATTCTAGCTGTTTCGGGCTGGAGAAACGTATTCTGGGTATATCTGTTCGGATTGCTTATTCTTGCGGTTGTATATTTCTATATTCCCGAGCCGCCTAAACTCCAAGTAAATGGCGCAAAAGCCAAAGTGAAGGATTTTTATAAAATCAATTTCCCAGTCATCGCAATTTGCCTGTTTGTATTTTTTGCCTTTGTCGCACACATGGCAATCTTTACAAATACAGCAATTTTTATGGTCCAATCAGGTTTAGGCGATACCTCCTCGGCGACCGTTGCTATTGCCGTACTGTCCGCCGCTCATATGTTTATGTCACTTATCTTTAAATACTCCTTCCAGATATTTAAAAGATTTGTCGGCCCTATCGGTACAGTAATGCTTGGTGCGGGCTTATTGATTATGGCAAACGCTCAGAGTATGACCGCTGTCTCCATCGCCATGATCTGCATGGGCATCGGGGCGGGCACTTATATTCCCTATGCTTATGACCTGATAACAAATTTAGCACCGAATACTTCCAGAAGTTTTAGCATCTCTTTGATGCTGATCTGTTTAAATTTCGGAGGCTTCCTTTCTCCGTTCATTATGACATTTAGCGCTTCCGCATTTGGAAACAACACAAGCGGTTTTAAGATGTTAATAGCCGCTGTTATCTTCTTTGTGCTGACGGCTTGCACCCTGCTTTATGCAATAAGATCTCCTAAAGGGGCTGCCGAAAGATAG
- a CDS encoding trigger factor, producing MRQFELGPYTGLNVKKFNIAVEEDEFNGAMAYVRESLTETRIEKENDPVEPGDYVVVNIEGEENGIPIPSVKQKSFKFRVGDENVLGDFSSNLLGRKRGQTVTFDVVLKPVLLEFADLWGHRVTFTVEIVNVFALKEPELTDEVIRRIEPGVSTLQEFKEVLAAEITQEKKTRAQGANIDRVFQAIAGRCKYEFDPEVLNQAAENLYRQFAEELKTIHGVELINYLMYRKLSSDELLAECKQESARKILGEAIMDAVIQAEGFRIPAERLEKEQEKLAKNRQGDQEFDSVAALKKAETQLLRRKAMEFLLEQNLARE from the coding sequence ATGAGACAATTCGAACTTGGACCATACACAGGATTGAATGTTAAAAAATTTAATATCGCCGTTGAGGAAGACGAGTTTAACGGAGCTATGGCTTATGTCCGTGAATCGTTGACGGAAACCCGGATTGAAAAAGAGAATGACCCGGTTGAGCCGGGAGATTATGTCGTTGTTAATATTGAAGGGGAAGAAAATGGCATCCCCATCCCCAGTGTCAAACAAAAGAGTTTTAAGTTCAGGGTAGGCGATGAAAATGTGTTGGGGGATTTCTCAAGCAACCTATTAGGCAGGAAGAGAGGTCAAACCGTAACCTTTGACGTTGTCTTAAAACCTGTTTTGCTTGAATTTGCGGATTTATGGGGGCACCGGGTCACCTTTACGGTGGAGATTGTCAACGTATTTGCCCTGAAAGAGCCGGAATTAACGGATGAAGTGATCCGGAGGATTGAACCGGGAGTGAGTACGCTGCAGGAATTTAAAGAAGTATTGGCGGCGGAAATCACTCAGGAAAAAAAGACCAGAGCACAAGGGGCAAATATCGATCGAGTATTTCAGGCGATTGCCGGCCGGTGCAAGTATGAGTTTGACCCGGAGGTGTTAAATCAAGCGGCGGAAAACCTCTATCGCCAATTCGCGGAAGAGCTGAAAACCATTCACGGCGTGGAGCTGATCAATTACCTCATGTACAGGAAACTGTCCAGTGATGAGCTGCTCGCCGAGTGCAAACAGGAGTCGGCCAGGAAAATTCTCGGCGAAGCGATCATGGATGCTGTGATCCAAGCGGAAGGATTCCGGATTCCCGCCGAACGATTAGAGAAAGAACAAGAAAAGTTGGCGAAAAACCGGCAAGGCGATCAAGAGTTTGATTCGGTTGCAGCGTTAAAGAAAGCGGAGACGCAACTTCTGCGCAGAAAGGCCATGGAATTCCTCTTAGAGCAAAACTTGGCAAGAGAGTAA
- a CDS encoding (Fe-S)-binding protein, whose translation MGVLADVYGMLSMCSKCGICQTACKTYKVDGAETKVTRGRIQLIKAVAEGKLEPDENYEDAIMSCLLCGECAVACPSRVKGNELVLAARRDFKLRKGIHPFVKSFALKTLANPKKLERAFKLFGGMGKNVLRRIDGVDYFRGVDIKGMNVAKVPFLEQVPEKITVQNPKHKVAFYVGCFLNYSLDQTAQSVVKVLTKNDCEVVIPKGQVCCGLPQYVYGDFETAKVNARKTIDSFLAKDVDTIVVACATCVAMLKEDYPKLFADEPNYLPKAQQFSAKVLEFSQFVAKIGIDQSKLHNSLPVKVTYHDPCHMVRGIKVTQQPRQLLKSLPKVEYIEMNEASRCCGASGLVQAFYHEMSTDITRQKTQNVKDSGVEIVATSCPACMMRIQGGINMAGQNQKVMHVADLLAKAYEG comes from the coding sequence ATGGGAGTTTTGGCAGACGTTTATGGAATGCTGAGCATGTGCAGCAAATGTGGTATCTGTCAGACAGCTTGCAAAACTTACAAGGTGGATGGTGCGGAGACCAAGGTTACCCGGGGAAGAATCCAACTGATTAAGGCAGTGGCCGAGGGTAAGCTTGAGCCTGACGAAAACTATGAGGATGCGATTATGAGCTGCCTGCTTTGCGGGGAATGTGCTGTCGCATGTCCAAGCAGGGTCAAAGGGAATGAACTTGTTCTGGCAGCACGCCGTGATTTTAAGCTCAGAAAAGGCATTCATCCTTTTGTTAAATCATTTGCCTTGAAAACATTGGCTAACCCTAAAAAATTGGAACGGGCATTCAAACTCTTCGGCGGCATGGGTAAAAATGTTCTGAGAAGAATTGATGGTGTGGATTACTTCCGCGGTGTCGATATCAAAGGCATGAATGTGGCTAAGGTGCCGTTCCTGGAACAGGTCCCGGAAAAAATCACGGTTCAGAACCCCAAGCATAAAGTTGCCTTTTACGTCGGCTGCTTCTTGAATTACTCCTTAGACCAAACGGCTCAGTCGGTTGTTAAAGTTCTAACCAAAAACGACTGTGAAGTGGTTATTCCCAAGGGCCAGGTCTGTTGCGGGCTTCCCCAATATGTCTATGGCGATTTCGAGACAGCAAAGGTCAATGCCCGCAAAACCATTGACAGTTTCCTTGCTAAAGACGTCGATACTATCGTAGTTGCCTGCGCCACTTGTGTAGCCATGCTGAAAGAGGATTATCCCAAGCTGTTTGCGGATGAACCGAATTATTTGCCTAAAGCTCAGCAATTCAGCGCTAAGGTTCTGGAATTCTCACAATTTGTTGCCAAGATCGGGATTGACCAATCCAAGCTTCATAATTCGCTTCCAGTGAAAGTAACCTATCACGATCCATGTCATATGGTGCGCGGCATTAAAGTGACCCAACAACCTCGCCAGCTGCTGAAAAGCTTGCCCAAAGTAGAGTATATCGAAATGAACGAAGCAAGCCGCTGCTGTGGAGCTTCCGGTTTGGTCCAGGCGTTCTATCATGAAATGTCCACCGATATTACCCGCCAGAAGACCCAAAATGTCAAGGACAGCGGCGTGGAAATTGTCGCCACCAGCTGTCCGGCCTGCATGATGCGGATCCAGGGCGGTATCAATATGGCGGGCCAGAACCAAAAAGTTATGCATGTTGCCGATCTGCTGGCAAAAGCATACGAAGGCTAA
- a CDS encoding Crp/Fnr family transcriptional regulator, which produces MNDLLPFLAQVSLFKGIETEELPKMLNRLNARKVSYKKNDVILREGQSVHSVGIMLSGKVKVVKEDFKGNTNVMTFIEPGAMFAEAYACTQTANLPFTVLSVMETKILWIDYRKIISTCTSACESHEKLIENMMKALASKSILLNQKIEHISKRTTQEKLLTYLFDQSKKSGSNEFEIPFSRQELADYLCVDRSAMSNELCKLQREGVLNFHLNHFKLSKSSSEAQL; this is translated from the coding sequence ATGAACGATCTATTGCCGTTTTTAGCTCAGGTATCCTTATTTAAAGGGATTGAGACGGAAGAATTACCTAAAATGCTGAACCGTTTGAATGCCCGCAAAGTCAGCTATAAAAAAAACGATGTTATCCTGCGGGAAGGACAATCAGTTCATTCTGTCGGAATCATGCTGTCCGGCAAAGTCAAGGTTGTGAAGGAAGACTTCAAAGGAAACACAAACGTCATGACATTTATTGAGCCAGGTGCAATGTTTGCGGAAGCCTATGCCTGCACCCAGACAGCAAATCTGCCCTTCACAGTTCTCAGCGTGATGGAAACCAAGATACTATGGATAGACTATCGGAAAATCATTTCTACCTGCACATCCGCTTGTGAGTCTCACGAAAAGTTGATCGAAAACATGATGAAAGCTCTGGCCTCCAAAAGCATTCTGCTCAATCAGAAAATTGAACACATCTCCAAGCGCACGACTCAAGAGAAGTTACTTACCTATCTGTTTGACCAGTCAAAGAAGTCAGGGTCCAATGAATTTGAAATTCCGTTTAGCCGCCAGGAGCTGGCCGATTACTTATGTGTTGATCGCAGTGCCATGTCGAACGAATTATGCAAGCTTCAGCGGGAAGGTGTCCTGAACTTCCACTTGAATCATTTTAAACTTTCCAAATCGAGCTCTGAAGCCCAGCTATAA
- a CDS encoding FAD-binding oxidoreductase, with amino-acid sequence MSNAIISRLKGIVGDQYVINNPGQMAQYLKGNGKPAAVVCPGNTAEVAGIVKLANSHNIKISAAGQVADTKALDGGIALIMNRMNRILEIDHENMVAVVEPGMSHQEFLKHIGEAGFNFPPEPCAVDTSSLGGCFAIGDSDSKSFNYGPTRTYLLGFEMVLPTGEVLNIGNKCIKNVSGLDFIHLAVASQGTLGIFTKLLVRLLAAPLAKKAVIARFASIHKANAALNTLIKRHIHPDRMNLISESLTKEVLPGAGHLALIDLEGFVESGTNLAKEIAAMLTLGGGTDVQIIDDAGGYENVINAWLKVRQTLYNQPGQVLEFAVGPMKMPQALTQLEGIIGDLGAYPGVVIEGLLGFARLLLPENADKMALAAQVNKMALSLGGNITGFLGQKLICQAQNDAEMWADTTALLNELRNQFDPKGILSPGVSLQA; translated from the coding sequence ATGAGCAATGCAATCATAAGCCGGCTGAAAGGGATTGTCGGCGACCAATATGTTATTAACAACCCTGGGCAGATGGCCCAATACCTGAAAGGAAATGGTAAACCGGCAGCGGTTGTCTGCCCGGGGAATACTGCCGAGGTAGCAGGTATCGTTAAACTGGCAAACAGCCACAATATTAAAATTTCTGCAGCGGGTCAGGTGGCGGATACGAAAGCTTTAGACGGCGGTATCGCATTAATCATGAATCGGATGAATCGAATTCTTGAGATCGACCATGAAAACATGGTGGCTGTGGTTGAACCGGGGATGAGCCATCAAGAGTTTCTTAAACACATAGGGGAAGCCGGATTCAACTTCCCACCGGAGCCCTGTGCAGTAGATACGAGCTCCCTTGGCGGTTGTTTCGCCATTGGGGACTCCGACTCCAAGTCCTTTAATTATGGTCCGACCCGGACCTACCTGCTGGGTTTTGAGATGGTTCTTCCTACAGGAGAAGTTTTGAATATCGGCAACAAATGCATTAAGAACGTGTCTGGTTTGGATTTCATCCATCTCGCAGTGGCCAGCCAGGGAACCTTGGGGATTTTCACTAAGCTTCTGGTGAGACTTTTAGCGGCTCCTCTGGCGAAAAAGGCAGTTATTGCCCGCTTTGCTTCAATTCACAAAGCAAATGCTGCATTGAATACGTTGATTAAGCGTCATATCCACCCGGACCGCATGAACCTCATTAGTGAAAGTCTGACCAAAGAAGTTTTACCGGGTGCAGGGCATCTGGCGCTGATTGACCTGGAGGGCTTTGTCGAGTCGGGGACTAATCTTGCCAAAGAAATCGCGGCAATGCTTACGTTGGGCGGCGGAACGGATGTCCAAATCATTGACGATGCGGGCGGCTATGAGAACGTGATCAACGCGTGGCTTAAGGTTCGGCAGACTCTCTATAACCAACCCGGGCAGGTTCTGGAGTTTGCGGTAGGTCCCATGAAAATGCCCCAGGCTCTTACGCAATTGGAAGGAATCATCGGGGACCTGGGAGCCTATCCGGGTGTTGTCATCGAAGGCTTATTGGGCTTCGCCCGGTTGCTGCTGCCGGAGAATGCGGACAAGATGGCTTTGGCCGCTCAAGTCAATAAAATGGCGTTATCTCTGGGTGGCAATATCACAGGATTCCTTGGCCAAAAGCTGATATGTCAAGCTCAAAATGACGCTGAAATGTGGGCGGATACCACGGCGCTCTTAAATGAGCTGCGCAACCAATTCGACCCCAAAGGGATTCTTAGTCCAGGGGTAAGCCTGCAGGCTTGA